One Stenotrophomonas maltophilia DNA window includes the following coding sequences:
- the dnaX gene encoding DNA polymerase III subunit gamma/tau encodes MENGGLMSYLVLARKWRPKRFAELVGQEHVVRALSNALDSGRVHHAFLFTGTRGVGKTTIARIFAKSLNCEQGTSADPCGQCAACLDIDAGRYIDLLEIDAASNTGVDDVREVIENAQYMPSRGKYKVYLIDEVHMLSKAAFNALLKTLEEPPEHVKFLLATTDPQKLPVTVLSRCLQFNLKRLDEDQIQGQMTRILAAEEIEADGSAIVQLAKAADGSLRDGLSLLDQAIAYAGGALREDVVRTMLGTVDRTQVAAMLDALADGDGPRLLQVVAALAEFSPDWSGVLEALAEGLHRIQVQQLVPGAAAAAEGLDATVFAERLRPEVVQLWYQMALNGRRDLPLAPSPRAGFEMAVLRMLAFRPAAAVPPVPKSVEGAGNAPGGNAAGGGSAAGTHEATPAAAAAAATPAVAAQVAAPVQAAPREPEPEPEPAPQPEPDPTPEPEPVPVEEPVSPPPVKAEAAAPPSVEAEAGDDLPPWATDEAEARDEALAVDMAGPDAAMVAPWHEPPAPVAAPSEPAPSERPFRAEGIAIAPAEPAPVQETAPLEGVSDLASAEAWLDLVANSGLSGPSRQLAANAAFISCQHGTLKLGLSPGFEYLRSERALAALGEMLQKALGQAPKIVVETVETEHVPAETLHQRADRQRGERQQVAEAVFMDDPEVQVLIQQHGARVVSDSIRSFDE; translated from the coding sequence ATGGAAAACGGTGGCCTGATGTCCTATCTCGTCCTTGCCCGCAAGTGGCGTCCGAAGCGTTTTGCCGAGCTGGTGGGCCAGGAACACGTGGTCCGTGCGCTCAGCAATGCGTTGGACAGCGGCCGGGTCCACCATGCGTTCCTGTTCACTGGCACCCGCGGCGTGGGCAAGACCACCATCGCGCGCATCTTCGCCAAGTCGCTCAACTGCGAGCAGGGCACCAGCGCCGACCCGTGCGGCCAGTGCGCGGCCTGCCTGGACATCGACGCCGGGCGCTACATCGACCTGCTGGAAATCGACGCCGCGTCCAACACCGGTGTGGATGACGTGCGCGAGGTGATCGAGAACGCGCAGTACATGCCCTCGCGTGGCAAGTACAAGGTCTACCTGATCGACGAAGTGCACATGCTGTCCAAGGCGGCGTTCAACGCGCTGCTGAAGACGCTGGAAGAGCCGCCGGAGCACGTCAAGTTCCTGCTGGCCACCACCGACCCGCAGAAGTTGCCGGTCACCGTGCTCAGCCGATGCCTGCAGTTCAACCTCAAGCGCCTGGATGAGGATCAGATCCAGGGCCAGATGACCCGCATCCTGGCGGCAGAAGAGATCGAGGCTGACGGCAGCGCCATCGTGCAGCTGGCCAAGGCCGCCGACGGCAGCCTGCGTGACGGCCTGTCGCTGCTGGACCAGGCGATCGCCTACGCCGGCGGTGCGCTGCGCGAGGACGTGGTGCGCACCATGCTGGGCACGGTCGACCGCACCCAGGTGGCAGCGATGCTCGATGCGCTGGCCGACGGCGATGGTCCGCGCCTGTTGCAGGTGGTGGCTGCGCTGGCCGAATTCTCGCCGGACTGGAGCGGCGTGCTGGAAGCGCTGGCCGAAGGCCTGCATCGCATCCAGGTGCAGCAGCTGGTACCGGGTGCCGCAGCGGCTGCCGAAGGCCTGGACGCGACGGTGTTCGCCGAACGCCTGCGTCCGGAAGTGGTGCAGCTCTGGTACCAGATGGCCTTGAACGGCCGCCGTGACCTGCCATTGGCGCCGAGCCCGCGCGCGGGCTTTGAAATGGCCGTGTTGCGCATGCTGGCGTTCCGTCCGGCCGCGGCGGTCCCGCCGGTACCGAAGTCGGTGGAGGGTGCAGGCAATGCGCCGGGCGGCAATGCTGCCGGTGGTGGCAGCGCTGCGGGTACCCACGAAGCGACGCCGGCGGCTGCCGCCGCTGCGGCAACCCCGGCCGTGGCGGCACAGGTGGCCGCTCCGGTGCAGGCCGCGCCGCGCGAACCTGAACCCGAACCTGAGCCGGCCCCGCAACCCGAGCCTGATCCGACGCCGGAGCCCGAGCCGGTTCCGGTGGAAGAGCCCGTGTCGCCGCCGCCGGTGAAGGCCGAGGCAGCGGCACCGCCGTCCGTTGAAGCAGAAGCGGGCGACGACCTGCCGCCATGGGCCACCGACGAAGCAGAGGCGCGAGACGAGGCGCTGGCAGTCGACATGGCTGGGCCGGACGCCGCCATGGTGGCGCCCTGGCATGAACCGCCGGCTCCCGTCGCGGCTCCCAGCGAGCCTGCGCCGTCCGAGCGCCCGTTCCGCGCCGAAGGCATTGCCATCGCGCCGGCTGAGCCCGCGCCAGTACAGGAGACCGCGCCGCTGGAAGGTGTCAGCGATCTGGCCAGCGCCGAGGCCTGGCTGGATCTGGTTGCCAACAGCGGCCTGAGCGGCCCGTCGCGGCAGCTGGCGGCCAACGCTGCCTTCATCAGTTGCCAGCACGGGACCTTGAAACTGGGCCTTTCGCCCGGATTTGAATACCTGCGCTCGGAGCGCGCGCTGGCCGCCCTGGGCGAGATGCTGCAGAAGGCCCTCGGCCAGGCGCCGAAGATCGTGGTCGAGACCGTGGAAACCGAACACGTTCCGGCCGAGACCCTGCACCAGCGTGCCGATCGCCAGCGTGGCGAGCGGCAGCAGGTGGCAGAGGCTGTTTTCATGGACGATCCGGAAGTGCAGGTGCTGATCCAACAGCACGGCGCCCGGGTTGTTTCCGATTCCATCCGTTCTTTTGACGAGTAA
- a CDS encoding YbaB/EbfC family nucleoid-associated protein: MRGNIAQLMQQAQKMQENLQKAQEEIAKIEVTGSAGGGMVSVTLTGAKECRKVRIDPSLTSDPEMLEDLIAAAFNDASNKIDAESKSKMGSATAGMQLPPGMKLPF, from the coding sequence ATGCGCGGCAACATCGCCCAACTGATGCAGCAGGCCCAGAAGATGCAGGAAAACCTGCAGAAGGCCCAGGAAGAAATCGCCAAGATCGAAGTGACCGGCAGCGCCGGTGGCGGCATGGTCAGCGTGACCCTGACCGGCGCCAAGGAATGCCGCAAGGTGCGCATCGATCCGTCGCTGACCAGCGACCCGGAGATGCTGGAAGACCTGATCGCCGCCGCCTTCAACGACGCCTCGAACAAGATCGACGCCGAGTCGAAGTCGAAGATGGGTTCGGCCACCGCCGGCATGCAGCTGCCGCCGGGCATGAAGCTGCCGTTCTGA
- the recR gene encoding recombination mediator RecR, translating to MSAPLLEQLIDALRVLPGVGQKTAQRMAYHLLERGREGGQRLAEVLALAVERIGHCAQCRDFSETELCPTCANSSRERSQLCVVESPADRLAIENATGFRGVYFVLQGRLSPLDGIGPRELGLEQLEQRLAEGEVQELIIATSATVEGEATAHYLAQLARARKVQPSRLAQGLPLGGELEYVDRGTLSHAFGTRSEFRD from the coding sequence GTGTCCGCACCCCTGCTTGAACAATTGATCGACGCACTGCGGGTGCTGCCTGGCGTCGGCCAGAAGACCGCACAGCGCATGGCCTACCACCTGCTCGAGCGCGGGCGCGAAGGTGGCCAGCGCCTGGCCGAGGTGCTGGCGCTGGCGGTGGAGCGTATTGGCCACTGCGCGCAGTGCCGCGATTTCAGCGAAACCGAGCTGTGCCCGACCTGCGCCAACAGCAGCCGCGAGCGCAGCCAGCTGTGCGTGGTCGAATCGCCGGCCGACCGCCTGGCCATCGAGAACGCCACCGGCTTCCGCGGCGTCTACTTCGTGCTGCAGGGCCGCCTGTCGCCGCTCGATGGCATCGGCCCGCGTGAACTGGGCCTGGAGCAGCTGGAGCAGCGCCTGGCCGAAGGTGAGGTGCAGGAGCTGATCATCGCCACCAGTGCCACTGTGGAGGGCGAGGCTACCGCGCATTACCTGGCGCAGCTGGCGCGCGCACGCAAGGTGCAGCCCAGCCGCCTGGCGCAGGGCCTGCCGCTGGGCGGCGAACTGGAGTACGTTGACCGCGGCACGCTGTCGCACGCGTTCGGGACGCGCAGCGAATTCCGCGATTGA
- a CDS encoding histidine triad nucleotide-binding protein yields the protein MSNETLFSKIIRREIPATIVYEDDEVLGFKDIAPQAPVHVLFIPKNEIIPTLDDLQPSQAHLIGKLALAAAEYARREGFAQDGYRIVMNCREHAGQTVFHIHMHLLAGAPLGHFGTPGR from the coding sequence ATGAGCAACGAAACCCTCTTCAGCAAGATCATCCGTCGCGAGATCCCGGCCACCATCGTCTACGAGGATGACGAGGTGCTGGGCTTCAAGGACATCGCACCGCAGGCGCCGGTGCACGTGCTGTTCATTCCGAAGAACGAGATCATTCCGACCCTGGATGACCTGCAGCCGTCGCAGGCGCACCTGATCGGCAAGCTGGCGCTGGCTGCCGCCGAGTACGCGCGCCGCGAGGGCTTCGCTCAGGATGGCTACCGCATCGTGATGAACTGCCGCGAGCATGCCGGGCAGACCGTGTTCCATATCCACATGCACCTGCTGGCCGGTGCGCCGCTGGGACACTTCGGTACCCCGGGGCGTTGA
- a CDS encoding Slp family lipoprotein produces the protein MNTKFLLTAVATLALSACATAPKPLQGQFSLVSPRDSVATQQVGTPVRWGGRIIETKPGQGETCFQIISRPLNGSGRPNTTSSDASDGRFIACRAGFYDPAVFEAGRDVTFIGKIDGYQNTRIGDYDYRLPKLSADVIYLWPEQRQVDVVPYPYGPWGPGPYGPYWGGYGRWGWW, from the coding sequence ATGAACACCAAGTTCCTCCTCACCGCTGTGGCCACGCTGGCCCTGTCGGCCTGCGCCACGGCCCCCAAGCCGCTGCAGGGACAGTTCAGCCTGGTCTCCCCGCGCGACTCGGTCGCCACCCAGCAGGTCGGTACGCCGGTCCGTTGGGGCGGTCGCATCATCGAAACCAAGCCCGGCCAGGGCGAGACCTGCTTCCAGATCATCTCGCGCCCGCTCAATGGCAGTGGCCGCCCGAATACCACTTCATCCGACGCCAGCGACGGCCGCTTCATCGCCTGCCGTGCCGGCTTCTACGACCCGGCCGTGTTCGAGGCCGGCCGCGACGTGACCTTCATCGGCAAGATCGACGGCTACCAGAACACCCGCATCGGTGATTACGACTACCGCCTGCCGAAGCTGTCGGCCGATGTGATCTACCTGTGGCCGGAACAGCGCCAGGTCGACGTGGTGCCCTACCCCTATGGTCCGTGGGGTCCGGGTCCGTACGGCCCGTACTGGGGCGGCTACGGCCGTTGGGGCTGGTGGTGA
- a CDS encoding transglutaminase TgpA family protein, with product MTESPLLLDRTTRTWTLASAALALLPLLLQLPPLLAGVIALAAIITAALSWRTLLPMPVRLLLVLAMLAAIVWQMGMVRPGRDTGCALLAAMLAIKSSELRSLRDARSLLGFALFSPFAAFLLDQGPLTTALAALAGVSALLALQRLAQDEGHAGRLPMRGQLRGVGRLLAIGLPLALACFWLFPRLATPLWGVPERAVGTPGLSDSMEPGQWLDLMADDTPALRVQFFGAVPEPAQRYWRGPVLTAFDGRRWTRDRASARRPPAVVDAGAQGWDYQIDYEPTDRRQLVALDLPSRAPAGSTLDADMSLSSERSLASLSRWRLHSAPPQRFDSALSPYLRRATLQLPAGFNPRTATLAQQWRQDAGGDDEAIVRRALQWITTDFSYTLETPPAGRDPVDEFLFGYKAGFCEHFSSAFVVLMRNAGIPARVVTGFAGGTRNRLGDYWVVRRMDAHAWAEVWLPQRGWVRVDPTAAVAPERILDTLDDRLQAGTGTPLQQRWLQLGQMGDWLRRGWNDLVLSFDARRQQQLLKPFGLDDLGPGQLVAGFVISALLALAWMAWLLARGERERDPLLRAWHGLGRRYARLGWARHPHETAGDWAHRVHAQHPDPALLTLSQRFADARYAGTCTDLASLLRDLRRHRPTSGASP from the coding sequence ATGACTGAGTCCCCTCTCCTGCTCGACCGCACTACCCGCACCTGGACCCTGGCCAGCGCGGCGCTGGCGCTGTTGCCATTGCTGCTGCAGCTGCCGCCACTGCTGGCGGGCGTGATCGCGCTGGCGGCGATCATCACCGCCGCCCTGTCGTGGCGAACGCTGTTGCCAATGCCGGTGCGCCTGTTGCTGGTACTGGCCATGCTTGCCGCCATCGTCTGGCAGATGGGCATGGTGCGCCCAGGACGCGATACCGGCTGCGCCCTGCTGGCGGCGATGCTGGCGATCAAGTCCAGCGAGCTGCGCAGCCTGCGCGATGCGCGCAGCCTGCTCGGCTTCGCGCTGTTCTCGCCGTTTGCGGCATTCCTGCTTGACCAGGGGCCGCTGACCACGGCGCTGGCTGCCCTGGCCGGGGTCAGCGCACTGCTCGCCCTGCAACGCCTGGCCCAGGATGAAGGCCACGCCGGCCGCCTGCCGATGCGCGGGCAGCTGCGTGGGGTCGGCCGCCTGCTGGCGATCGGCCTGCCGCTGGCGCTGGCCTGCTTCTGGCTGTTCCCGCGCCTGGCAACGCCGCTGTGGGGTGTTCCCGAGCGCGCCGTCGGCACGCCGGGGCTGTCCGACAGCATGGAACCCGGCCAATGGCTGGACCTGATGGCTGATGACACCCCGGCGCTGCGCGTGCAGTTCTTCGGTGCTGTGCCCGAGCCGGCACAGCGCTACTGGCGCGGGCCCGTGCTGACCGCCTTCGATGGCCGGCGCTGGACGCGCGACCGGGCCAGCGCGCGACGACCCCCCGCAGTGGTCGACGCCGGTGCGCAGGGCTGGGACTACCAGATCGACTACGAGCCCACCGACCGCCGCCAGCTGGTGGCGCTGGACCTGCCCAGCCGTGCCCCGGCAGGCAGCACGCTGGACGCGGACATGAGCCTGAGCAGTGAACGCTCGCTGGCCTCGCTCAGCCGTTGGCGACTGCATTCGGCGCCACCGCAGCGCTTCGACAGCGCGCTGTCGCCCTACCTGCGCCGCGCCACGCTGCAGCTGCCCGCCGGCTTCAATCCACGTACGGCAACCCTGGCCCAGCAATGGCGGCAGGATGCCGGCGGCGATGACGAGGCCATCGTCCGCCGCGCGCTGCAATGGATCACCACCGATTTCTCCTACACGCTGGAAACGCCGCCGGCGGGGCGCGATCCGGTTGACGAGTTCCTGTTCGGCTACAAGGCCGGCTTCTGTGAACACTTCAGCTCGGCCTTCGTGGTGCTGATGCGCAACGCCGGCATTCCGGCACGCGTGGTGACCGGCTTTGCCGGCGGCACCCGCAACCGCCTGGGCGACTACTGGGTGGTGCGGCGGATGGACGCCCACGCCTGGGCCGAGGTGTGGCTGCCGCAGCGCGGCTGGGTACGGGTCGACCCCACCGCGGCCGTGGCACCGGAGCGCATCCTGGACACACTGGATGACCGCCTGCAGGCCGGCACGGGCACACCCCTGCAGCAGCGCTGGCTGCAGCTGGGGCAGATGGGCGACTGGCTGCGCCGCGGCTGGAACGACCTGGTGCTGTCCTTCGACGCGCGTCGCCAGCAACAACTGCTCAAGCCGTTCGGGCTGGACGACCTCGGGCCCGGACAGCTGGTCGCCGGCTTTGTGATCTCCGCGTTGCTGGCGCTGGCGTGGATGGCCTGGCTGTTGGCCCGCGGCGAGCGCGAACGTGATCCGCTGCTGCGTGCCTGGCATGGGCTGGGCCGGCGTTATGCCCGCCTCGGGTGGGCCCGGCATCCCCATGAAACCGCAGGGGACTGGGCACACCGGGTGCACGCCCAGCATCCCGATCCGGCCCTGCTCACGCTCAGCCAGCGTTTCGCTGATGCGCGTTACGCTGGAACTTGCACCGACCTCGCTTCATTATTGCGGGACCTGCGCAGGCATCGCCCGACTTCCGGAGCCTCCCCATGA
- a CDS encoding DUF58 domain-containing protein, which translates to MARPRRPEALPQRLDRHRIYVLPTRFGLFVATLLAAMLLGALNYNNNPALLLALLLAAAAIASAIAAHLQLSGVQIDAISAEPVPAGQPLRLRVDLSLRDPRARHGLHLQLGGSEAWTSLPAHGRGEVELEVPSERRGWLELPRIRLSTTQPLGLVRAWSWVWPEQPLLVYPPAETLSPALPESGNDPLHTRAHASGEELHQLRPYRAGDAPRSISWKHSARRDSLLVREYEKPIGIEVILDWRTLAPLGHEARIARLARWVDMAEREGRRYTLLLPAHPPFGPGQGASHHHLCLRALALMPHD; encoded by the coding sequence ATGGCTCGCCCGCGCAGGCCCGAAGCGCTGCCGCAGCGGCTGGACCGCCACCGCATCTACGTACTGCCCACCCGCTTCGGCCTGTTCGTCGCCACCCTGCTGGCAGCAATGTTGCTGGGCGCGTTGAACTACAACAACAACCCGGCGCTGCTGCTGGCCCTGCTGCTGGCGGCCGCAGCGATCGCCAGTGCCATCGCCGCGCACCTGCAACTGTCCGGCGTGCAGATCGACGCCATCTCCGCCGAGCCGGTTCCAGCCGGGCAACCGCTGCGGCTGCGTGTGGACCTGTCTCTGCGCGATCCCCGCGCACGTCACGGCCTGCACCTGCAGCTGGGCGGCAGCGAGGCCTGGACCTCGTTGCCTGCACACGGCCGTGGCGAAGTAGAGCTGGAGGTGCCCAGCGAGCGCCGCGGCTGGCTGGAACTGCCACGCATACGCCTGTCCACTACACAGCCGCTGGGGCTGGTGCGCGCATGGTCGTGGGTCTGGCCGGAACAACCCCTGCTGGTCTATCCACCGGCCGAAACACTGAGCCCTGCGCTACCGGAGAGCGGCAACGATCCGCTGCATACCCGCGCCCACGCCAGCGGTGAGGAACTGCACCAGCTGCGGCCGTACCGCGCAGGTGATGCCCCCCGCAGCATTTCGTGGAAGCACTCGGCGCGCCGCGACAGCCTGCTGGTGCGCGAGTACGAAAAGCCGATCGGCATCGAAGTCATCCTGGACTGGCGCACGCTGGCGCCATTGGGCCATGAAGCACGCATCGCGCGGTTGGCGCGCTGGGTGGACATGGCCGAGCGCGAAGGCCGCCGCTACACCTTGCTACTGCCGGCGCATCCTCCCTTCGGCCCCGGCCAGGGTGCCAGCCACCATCACCTCTGCCTGCGCGCGCTGGCGTTGATGCCGCATGACTGA
- a CDS encoding AAA family ATPase — protein sequence MTASSPNPSMLTDQLRQALREAQDQVNALVLGKVPEVRLAFVALLSGGHLLIEDLPGLGKTTLAHALASSLGLSFQRVQFTSDLLPADVLGVSVYDAGSRQFQFHPGPVFTHVLLADEINRAPPRTQSALLEAMAEQQVTLDGQTHPLPDPFFVIATQNPVDLSGTFPLPDSQLDRFLLRLAMGYPSAQAERELLRGTDRRDLIARAVPKLDDTQVRALRDAVNHVHASDALIDYVQALLTRSRQHAGVRVGLSPRAGLALLRAAKAHALLLGRGHVVPEDVQTLFVAVAGHRLVAEAESSSGPALARAILQTVAVD from the coding sequence ATGACAGCCTCGTCCCCCAATCCCAGCATGCTAACCGATCAACTGCGTCAGGCCCTGCGGGAGGCACAGGATCAGGTAAATGCACTGGTACTGGGCAAGGTGCCGGAAGTCAGGCTGGCTTTTGTCGCCCTGCTTTCCGGCGGCCATCTGCTGATCGAAGATCTGCCCGGCCTGGGCAAGACCACGCTGGCGCATGCACTGGCCAGCAGCCTCGGCCTCAGCTTCCAGCGCGTGCAGTTCACCTCCGACCTGCTGCCCGCCGATGTGCTCGGTGTCTCGGTGTACGACGCCGGCAGCCGCCAGTTCCAGTTTCACCCGGGCCCGGTGTTCACCCATGTGCTGCTGGCCGACGAGATCAACCGTGCACCGCCGCGCACACAGAGCGCACTGCTGGAGGCGATGGCCGAACAGCAGGTCACCCTGGATGGACAGACCCACCCCCTGCCCGATCCCTTCTTCGTGATCGCTACGCAGAACCCGGTGGATCTCTCCGGCACGTTCCCACTGCCGGATTCGCAGCTGGACCGCTTCCTGCTGCGGCTGGCGATGGGCTACCCCAGCGCGCAGGCCGAACGCGAGCTGCTGCGCGGCACCGATCGCCGCGACCTGATCGCGCGTGCCGTACCGAAACTGGATGACACCCAGGTACGCGCGCTGCGCGACGCGGTGAACCACGTGCACGCCAGCGACGCGCTGATCGACTACGTGCAGGCGCTGCTGACCCGCAGCCGCCAGCACGCCGGCGTGCGCGTGGGCCTGTCGCCGCGTGCGGGTCTGGCCCTGCTGCGCGCGGCCAAGGCGCATGCGCTGCTGCTGGGGCGCGGCCATGTAGTGCCCGAGGATGTGCAGACCCTGTTCGTGGCGGTGGCGGGCCATCGCCTGGTGGCCGAGGCCGAATCCAGCTCGGGGCCGGCACTGGCGCGCGCGATCCTGCAGACCGTTGCGGTCGACTGA
- a CDS encoding glycosyltransferase family 39 protein — MQGEQRARTIFLWLWTLVTAAKLVVAARLPLFVDEAFYWQEGQHLAAAYSDLPGLTAWLARLGVEIGGHHVLALRLPFLAIGALLPLLVVRTATRWFGNVAGWQAGSLTLLMPLSATLGLLAVPDVPMALAAAICLHAGARLLHNVDASSAMKLALGLAIGALSHYRFIGVIGVGFIALLALPQGRRMLGDPRVWVALAVGVLAWLPLLAWNADNHDAGLKFQVVERHPWTFEWGGLWFLVIQPMLVTPILCMAMWKVALAGTRSGGGARVQWRYFGLVGGVSTLGIFLLGFFTDVERISFHWPLPGYLALLVAVPVVLNGWPRWLRRTGWWLAGAGMVLAFGYYLMASTPSLREELAGSKYYPRNFAGWQPLAVAVHEELRQMPEGTRVLAGNFKVGAELGFQLGNGDIEVLPHPLNDKHGRTAQLAQWGLLHEGERSAPMLLVLSPSDQRYRDLLARYHAICEQVGPLPAPRVVSSDHGFQRFLLFRLPVQRATGPCVTPAMAWLDAPSNGETVSGTLAIKGWAFKDGVGLARVEVLVDGRSIGDARYGRAFDVRQTWPDSTDPQHPAVGFDASLDTTTLVPGRHWLGLRLYGRDGSVEAWQEQPFEVR; from the coding sequence ATGCAAGGCGAACAGCGCGCACGAACGATATTTCTCTGGTTGTGGACGCTGGTCACAGCGGCCAAGCTGGTGGTGGCTGCGCGCCTGCCGCTGTTCGTCGATGAGGCGTTCTATTGGCAGGAAGGCCAGCACCTGGCGGCCGCGTATTCGGATCTGCCCGGGCTGACGGCATGGCTGGCACGGCTGGGCGTGGAGATTGGTGGCCATCATGTACTCGCCTTGCGCCTGCCGTTCCTGGCAATCGGCGCGTTGCTGCCGTTGCTGGTGGTGCGCACCGCAACGCGCTGGTTCGGCAATGTGGCGGGTTGGCAGGCGGGCAGCCTTACGCTGCTGATGCCGTTGTCGGCGACGCTGGGCCTGCTGGCAGTGCCGGATGTGCCGATGGCGCTGGCGGCGGCGATCTGTCTGCATGCAGGTGCGCGGCTGTTGCACAACGTCGACGCATCGTCGGCGATGAAGCTTGCGCTGGGCCTGGCGATCGGTGCGCTCAGCCACTATCGCTTCATCGGTGTCATCGGCGTCGGCTTCATTGCGCTGCTGGCGCTGCCGCAGGGGCGGCGCATGCTGGGTGATCCGCGCGTGTGGGTTGCACTGGCGGTGGGCGTGCTGGCATGGCTGCCGCTGCTGGCATGGAATGCAGACAACCACGATGCCGGGCTGAAATTCCAGGTGGTCGAGCGCCATCCCTGGACATTCGAGTGGGGTGGGCTGTGGTTCCTGGTGATCCAGCCGATGCTGGTCACCCCGATCCTGTGCATGGCGATGTGGAAGGTGGCGCTGGCCGGTACCCGCAGCGGCGGTGGCGCGCGCGTGCAGTGGCGCTACTTCGGGCTGGTGGGGGGCGTATCCACGCTGGGCATCTTCCTGCTGGGCTTCTTCACCGACGTCGAGCGCATCAGTTTCCACTGGCCGCTGCCGGGCTACCTGGCGCTGCTGGTGGCCGTACCGGTGGTACTCAACGGGTGGCCGCGCTGGCTGCGCCGCACCGGCTGGTGGCTGGCCGGCGCAGGCATGGTGCTCGCGTTCGGCTACTACCTGATGGCGTCCACGCCTTCGTTGCGTGAAGAGTTGGCCGGCAGCAAGTACTACCCGCGCAATTTCGCCGGCTGGCAACCGTTGGCGGTCGCGGTCCACGAAGAGCTGCGGCAGATGCCGGAAGGGACGCGCGTGCTGGCCGGCAACTTCAAGGTCGGTGCCGAACTGGGTTTCCAGCTGGGCAATGGTGATATCGAGGTGTTGCCGCATCCGCTCAACGACAAGCATGGGCGCACCGCACAGCTGGCACAGTGGGGCCTGCTGCATGAGGGTGAGCGCTCGGCACCGATGCTGCTGGTGCTGTCACCCAGTGACCAGCGCTACCGCGATCTGCTGGCGCGCTATCACGCCATCTGCGAACAGGTGGGACCGTTGCCGGCGCCGCGGGTGGTCAGCAGCGACCATGGGTTCCAGCGTTTCCTGCTGTTCCGGTTGCCGGTGCAGCGGGCAACCGGGCCGTGTGTAACCCCGGCGATGGCCTGGCTGGATGCGCCGTCCAACGGTGAAACGGTCTCCGGAACGCTCGCCATCAAGGGCTGGGCGTTCAAGGACGGTGTCGGCCTGGCACGGGTTGAAGTGCTGGTCGATGGCCGCTCGATCGGTGATGCGCGCTATGGACGCGCCTTCGATGTGCGCCAGACCTGGCCGGACAGCACCGATCCGCAGCATCCCGCCGTTGGCTTCGATGCCTCATTGGACACGACGACGCTGGTACCTGGGCGGCATTGGCTGGGCCTGCGTCTGTACGGCCGCGATGGCAGCGTGGAGGCGTGGCAGGAGCAGCCGTTCGAGGTTCGTTGA
- a CDS encoding Maf family protein translates to MPLVLASTSRYRRELLQRLGLPFDCARPDVDETPLNGEAPLALATRLAAAKAAEVAARHPGAWVIGSDQVADLNGLPLGKPGTVEAACAQLAAMSGQTVRFHTAVCLSHDGDSFATLDLTEVRFRALKQDEIARYVAAEQPLDCAGSFKCEGLGISLFEAINNRDPTALIGLPLIAVCGLLRRAGFAVP, encoded by the coding sequence ATGCCACTGGTCCTGGCCTCCACCTCCCGCTACCGGCGCGAACTGCTGCAACGGCTGGGCCTGCCTTTCGACTGCGCCCGCCCGGACGTGGATGAAACCCCGTTGAACGGCGAGGCCCCGCTGGCCCTTGCCACGCGCCTGGCCGCCGCCAAGGCCGCCGAGGTGGCTGCCCGGCATCCGGGCGCCTGGGTGATCGGCTCGGATCAGGTGGCGGACCTGAACGGCCTGCCGCTGGGCAAGCCCGGCACGGTCGAGGCCGCCTGCGCACAGCTGGCAGCGATGTCCGGGCAGACCGTGCGCTTCCATACCGCCGTCTGTCTCAGCCATGATGGAGATTCGTTCGCGACCCTCGACCTGACCGAAGTTCGGTTCCGCGCATTGAAACAGGATGAGATCGCCCGTTACGTCGCCGCCGAACAGCCGCTGGACTGCGCCGGCAGCTTCAAGTGCGAGGGTCTGGGCATCAGCCTGTTCGAGGCGATCAACAACCGCGACCCGACCGCACTGATCGGCCTGCCGTTGATCGCAGTGTGCGGACTGCTGCGCCGGGCGGGGTTCGCGGTGCCCTGA
- a CDS encoding YceD family protein produces the protein MSANVPETLDAWRMVVARRRFDGQVSLAELTRLQGLVADTEGECNYSLEFGRDDVLRVSYVELTIDTALPLTCQRSMQRFLLPVKMTQRLGLIRDEDEESSLPEEYEALLVPEDGQLRPLDLVEDELVLAVPVVPLSPDGEAVDKDWAPSEEETKKANPFAALAALKKQ, from the coding sequence ATGTCCGCGAACGTGCCCGAAACGCTGGATGCCTGGCGGATGGTTGTAGCGCGAAGGCGCTTCGACGGTCAGGTCTCCCTGGCTGAATTGACCCGCCTGCAGGGCTTGGTCGCCGATACCGAAGGTGAGTGCAATTACTCGCTTGAATTCGGTCGCGACGACGTCTTGCGGGTATCCTATGTGGAACTGACCATCGATACCGCGTTGCCGCTGACCTGTCAGCGCAGCATGCAGCGATTCCTGTTGCCGGTGAAGATGACCCAGAGGCTTGGCCTGATCCGCGACGAGGACGAGGAATCGTCCCTGCCGGAGGAGTACGAGGCGTTGCTGGTGCCGGAAGACGGCCAGCTGCGTCCACTGGACCTGGTCGAGGACGAGTTGGTGCTGGCAGTGCCGGTTGTACCGCTGTCGCCCGATGGCGAAGCAGTCGACAAGGACTGGGCGCCGAGCGAAGAAGAAACGAAGAAGGCCAACCCGTTTGCGGCGTTGGCAGCACTGAAGAAACAATAG